In a genomic window of Anser cygnoides isolate HZ-2024a breed goose chromosome 26, Taihu_goose_T2T_genome, whole genome shotgun sequence:
- the STAR gene encoding steroidogenic acute regulatory protein, mitochondrial, producing MLPATFKLCAAISYRHLRNMTGLRRQAAVAISQELSRLACRSAGPSTWINQVRRRSSLLSSRLEEKPFSEVEMSYIKQGEEALQKSLSILGDRDGWKTETVVDNGDKVQSKVLPDVGKVFRLEVVVDQPLDAVYSELVDNMEQMGEWNPSVKEVKILQKIGKDTVITHEKAAATPGNIVGPRDFVSVRCAKRRGSTCVLAGMATKYGAMPEQQGFVRAENGPTCMILRPVAGDPSQTKLTWLLSIDLKGWLPKTIINQVLSQTQVDFANHLRERLARTVAVSC from the exons ATGCTGCCCGCCACCTTCAAGCTGTGCGCTGCCATCTCCTACCGCCACCTGCGCAACATGACCG GTCTCCGACGACAAGCCGCCGTCGCCATcagccaggagctgagcagGCTGGCCTGCCGCAGCGCGGGGCCCAGCACGTGGATTAACCAGGTCCGCCGAAGGAGCTCCCTGCTCA GCTCGAGGCTGGAGGAGAAGCCCTTCAGCGAGGTGGAGATGTCTTACATCAAGCAAGGAGAGGAAGCCCTCCAGAAATCGCTCAGCATCCTCGGGGATCGGGACGGCTGGAAGACAGAGACGGTGGTG GATAACGGAGACAAAGTGCAGAGCAAGGTGCTGCCTGACGTGGGCAAGGTGTTCCGCCTCGAGGTGGTGGTGGACCAGCCCCTGGACGCGGTGTACAGCGAGCTGGTGGACAACATGGAGCAGATGGGAGAGTGGAACCCCAGCGTCAAAGAGGTCAAG ATTCTGCAGAAGATTGGAAAAGACACGGTGATCACCCACGAGAAGGCGGCTGCTACCCCCGGAAACATTGTTGGACCGCGGGACTTTGTCAGCGTCCGGTGCGCTAAGCGACGCGGCTCCACCTGCGTCCTGGCCGGCATGGCCACCAAGTACGGGGCCATGCCAGAACAGCAGGGCTTTGTAAG AGCTGAGAACGGTCCCACGTGCATGATCCTGCGCCCGGTGGCTGGCGACCCTTCGCAAACCAAGTTGACATGGCTTCTTAGCATTGACCTGAAG GGCTGGCTGCCGAAGACGATCATCAACCAGGTTCTGTCCCAGACGCAGGTGGACTTCGCCAACCACCTCCGGGAGCGCCTGGCCCGCACGGTGGCCGTGAGCTGCTGA
- the ASH2L gene encoding set1/Ash2 histone methyltransferase complex subunit ASH2 isoform X1: MAAAAAAAMAAPGGEGAEAAPEPPPPAETPAPPEPGAADGDSGGEAAPGDVAAALEAESGSGKDPMEGAGDASEALDAQAGSVDEENGRQLGEIELQCGICTKWFTADTFGIDTTSCLPFMTNYSFHCNVCHHSGNTYFLRKQANLKEMCLSALANLTWQSRTQDEHPKTMFSKDKDIIPFIDKYWECMTTRQRPGKMTWPNNIVKTMCKERDVFLVKEHPDPGSKDPEEDYPKFGLLDQDLANIGPAYDNQKQNNAVSTSGSLNGGASLGGGIAAGGSGKGRGAKRKQQDGGTTGTAKKTRSDPLFSAQRLPPHGYPLEHPFNKDGYRYILAEPDPHAPDPEKLELDCWAGKPIPGDLYRACLYERVLLALHDRAPQLKISDDRLTVVGEKGYSMVRASHGVRKGAWYFEISMDEMPPDTAARLGWSQPLGNLQAPLGYDKFSYSWRSKKGTKFHQSIGKHYSSGYGQGDILGFYICLPEDTETAKSLPDTYKDKALIKFKSYLYFEEKDFVDKAEKSLKQAPGSQIIFFKNGVSQGVAFKDIFEGVYFPAISLYKGCTVSINFGPYFKYPPRDITYRPMSDMGWGAVVEHTLADVLYHVETEVDGRRSPPWEP; the protein is encoded by the exons atggcggcggcggcggcggcggcgatggCGGCCCCCGGCGGGGAGGGCGCGGAGGCGGCCCCGgagccgccgccccccgccgagACCCCGGCGCCGCCCGAGCCGGGCGCTGCCGACGGCGACAGCGG GGGAGAGGCGGCGCCGGGGGACGTCGCCGCGGCGCTGGAGGCCGAGTCCGGCAGCGGGAAGGACCCCATG GAAGGTGCCGGCGATGCCTCGGAGGCCTTGGATGCCCAGGCGGGCTCCGTGGATGAGGAGAACGGACGCCAGCTCGGAGAGATCGAGCTGCAGTGCGGGATCTGTACGAAGTGGTTCACAGCAGACACGTTTGGCATCGATACCAC ATCATGTTTGCCTTTCATGACCAACTACAGTTTCCATTGCAATGTCTGCCATCACAGTGGGAACACGTATTTCCtaagaaaacaagcaa atctCAAGGAAATGTGCCTTAGTGCTCTGGCCAACTTGACGTGGCAGTCAAGGACACAAGATGAGCACCCAAAAACTATGTTCTCAAAAGATAAG gATATTATCCCATTTATTGATAAATACTGGGAGTGTATGACAACAAGACAGAGACCTGGGAAAATGACTTGGCCTAATAATATTGTCAAAACCATG tgtaAAGAAAGAGATGTGTTCTTAGTGAAAGAGCATCCAGACCCAGGGAGTAAAGATCCAGAAGAAGACTACCCAAAATTTGGACTTCTAGACCAA gATCTTGCCAATATTGGTCCTGCGTACGATAACCAGAAGCAGAACAACGCTGTATCCACAAGTGGAAGCTTAAATG GTGGAGCCTCTTTGGGTG GGGGAATCGCCGCAGGAGGCAGTGGGAAGGGACGGGGAGCAAAACGCAAGCAGCAGGACGGAGGGACCACAGGGACGGCCAAGAAAACCAGAAG CGACCCGTTGTTCTCTGCGCAGCGGTTACCGCCCCATGGCTATCCTCTGGAGCACCCCTTTAATAAAGATGGATATCGTTACATCTTGGCTGAGCCTGACCCCCACGCGCCTGACCCAGAGAAGTTGGAGCTGGACTGCTGGGCAGGGAAGCCTATTCCTGGGGACCTCTACAGAGCCTGCCTGTACGAACGAGTCCTCCTAGCCCTGCACGACCGAG ctcctcagtTGAAGATTTCGGATGACAGACTGACTGTCGTCGGCGAGAAGGGCTATTCGATGGTACGAGCCTCACACGGGGTGCGGAAAGGAGCGTGGTACTTTGAAATATCCATGGATGAGATGCCTCCGGACACAGCTGCCAGATTAGGCTGGTCGCAGCCATTGG GGAACCTCCAGGCACCTCTGGGCTACGACAAGTTCAGTTACTCCTGGCGCAGCAAGAAGGGAACCAAGTTCCATCAGTCAATAGGGAAGCACTATTCATCTGGCTACGGACAGGGAGATATACTGGGCTTTTACATCTGTCTTCCAGAAGATACTGAGACTGCCAAATCGCTGCCTGATACTTACAAAGATAAG GCTTTGATCAAATTTAAAAGCTACTTGTACTTTGAAGAGAAGGACTTTGTGgacaaagcagagaagagcCTAAAGCAAGCACCTGGAAGCCAG ataATATTCTTCAAGAACGGTGTCAGCCAAGGTGttgcttttaaagacatttttgaagGCGTTTATTTTCCTGCTATTTCTTTGTACAAAGGCTGCACA GTTTCTATAAACTTTGGACCGTATTTCAAGTACCCACCCAGAGATATCACTTACCGTCCA ATGAGTGACATGGGCTGGGGTGCTGTCGTAGAGCACACGCTGGCAGATGTTCTGTACCACGTAGAGACGGAAGTTGATGGAAGACGAAGCCCACCCTGGGAGCCTTAA
- the ASH2L gene encoding set1/Ash2 histone methyltransferase complex subunit ASH2 isoform X2, with product MAAAAAAAMAAPGGEGAEAAPEPPPPAETPAPPEPGAADGDSGGEAAPGDVAAALEAESGSGKDPMEGAGDASEALDAQAGSVDEENGRQLGEIELQCGICTKWFTADTFGIDTTSCLPFMTNYSFHCNVCHHSGNTYFLRKQANLKEMCLSALANLTWQSRTQDEHPKTMFSKDKDIIPFIDKYWECMTTRQRPGKMTWPNNIVKTMCKERDVFLVKEHPDPGSKDPEEDYPKFGLLDQDLANIGPAYDNQKQNNAVSTSGSLNGGIAAGGSGKGRGAKRKQQDGGTTGTAKKTRSDPLFSAQRLPPHGYPLEHPFNKDGYRYILAEPDPHAPDPEKLELDCWAGKPIPGDLYRACLYERVLLALHDRAPQLKISDDRLTVVGEKGYSMVRASHGVRKGAWYFEISMDEMPPDTAARLGWSQPLGNLQAPLGYDKFSYSWRSKKGTKFHQSIGKHYSSGYGQGDILGFYICLPEDTETAKSLPDTYKDKALIKFKSYLYFEEKDFVDKAEKSLKQAPGSQIIFFKNGVSQGVAFKDIFEGVYFPAISLYKGCTVSINFGPYFKYPPRDITYRPMSDMGWGAVVEHTLADVLYHVETEVDGRRSPPWEP from the exons atggcggcggcggcggcggcggcgatggCGGCCCCCGGCGGGGAGGGCGCGGAGGCGGCCCCGgagccgccgccccccgccgagACCCCGGCGCCGCCCGAGCCGGGCGCTGCCGACGGCGACAGCGG GGGAGAGGCGGCGCCGGGGGACGTCGCCGCGGCGCTGGAGGCCGAGTCCGGCAGCGGGAAGGACCCCATG GAAGGTGCCGGCGATGCCTCGGAGGCCTTGGATGCCCAGGCGGGCTCCGTGGATGAGGAGAACGGACGCCAGCTCGGAGAGATCGAGCTGCAGTGCGGGATCTGTACGAAGTGGTTCACAGCAGACACGTTTGGCATCGATACCAC ATCATGTTTGCCTTTCATGACCAACTACAGTTTCCATTGCAATGTCTGCCATCACAGTGGGAACACGTATTTCCtaagaaaacaagcaa atctCAAGGAAATGTGCCTTAGTGCTCTGGCCAACTTGACGTGGCAGTCAAGGACACAAGATGAGCACCCAAAAACTATGTTCTCAAAAGATAAG gATATTATCCCATTTATTGATAAATACTGGGAGTGTATGACAACAAGACAGAGACCTGGGAAAATGACTTGGCCTAATAATATTGTCAAAACCATG tgtaAAGAAAGAGATGTGTTCTTAGTGAAAGAGCATCCAGACCCAGGGAGTAAAGATCCAGAAGAAGACTACCCAAAATTTGGACTTCTAGACCAA gATCTTGCCAATATTGGTCCTGCGTACGATAACCAGAAGCAGAACAACGCTGTATCCACAAGTGGAAGCTTAAATG GGGGAATCGCCGCAGGAGGCAGTGGGAAGGGACGGGGAGCAAAACGCAAGCAGCAGGACGGAGGGACCACAGGGACGGCCAAGAAAACCAGAAG CGACCCGTTGTTCTCTGCGCAGCGGTTACCGCCCCATGGCTATCCTCTGGAGCACCCCTTTAATAAAGATGGATATCGTTACATCTTGGCTGAGCCTGACCCCCACGCGCCTGACCCAGAGAAGTTGGAGCTGGACTGCTGGGCAGGGAAGCCTATTCCTGGGGACCTCTACAGAGCCTGCCTGTACGAACGAGTCCTCCTAGCCCTGCACGACCGAG ctcctcagtTGAAGATTTCGGATGACAGACTGACTGTCGTCGGCGAGAAGGGCTATTCGATGGTACGAGCCTCACACGGGGTGCGGAAAGGAGCGTGGTACTTTGAAATATCCATGGATGAGATGCCTCCGGACACAGCTGCCAGATTAGGCTGGTCGCAGCCATTGG GGAACCTCCAGGCACCTCTGGGCTACGACAAGTTCAGTTACTCCTGGCGCAGCAAGAAGGGAACCAAGTTCCATCAGTCAATAGGGAAGCACTATTCATCTGGCTACGGACAGGGAGATATACTGGGCTTTTACATCTGTCTTCCAGAAGATACTGAGACTGCCAAATCGCTGCCTGATACTTACAAAGATAAG GCTTTGATCAAATTTAAAAGCTACTTGTACTTTGAAGAGAAGGACTTTGTGgacaaagcagagaagagcCTAAAGCAAGCACCTGGAAGCCAG ataATATTCTTCAAGAACGGTGTCAGCCAAGGTGttgcttttaaagacatttttgaagGCGTTTATTTTCCTGCTATTTCTTTGTACAAAGGCTGCACA GTTTCTATAAACTTTGGACCGTATTTCAAGTACCCACCCAGAGATATCACTTACCGTCCA ATGAGTGACATGGGCTGGGGTGCTGTCGTAGAGCACACGCTGGCAGATGTTCTGTACCACGTAGAGACGGAAGTTGATGGAAGACGAAGCCCACCCTGGGAGCCTTAA
- the NODAL gene encoding nodal homolog encodes MRPPLRSALALCALALLRLGCAPRAPPRCPPLMLQLLRAPPAPLRAAAAAALSIAPHGSRRNGSRWALSFDMTSLWGSQEVSLAELRVRPPALPPARNVTLDIFHSQRRCPAGGTCPRELFLGTFSGSPSDSQAAWEVFNLTGTLRSWLHQDAAPGSPSPAETELWEASTVPAPATATPGSWDTSDLGHEEPAVPQELADSVLLLVFSKDKSPGDHSLIRTVETSKHVMRDSGPKGPGSRRHRRNRKEKQRIKVSDAPAPGPGEDANAKSLCRRVDMMVDFEQTGWGSWIVYPKKYNAYRCEGQCPSPVDETFKPTNHAYIQSLLQLYKPNQVPCPACSPVRMSPLSMLYYEKGEIVVRHHEDMVIEECGCN; translated from the exons ATGCGGCCCCCGCTGCGCTCCGCGCTGGCGCTCTGCGCCCTGGCCCTGCTCCGCCTGGGctgcgccccccgcgcccccccgcgctgccccccgctgatgctgcagctgctccgcgccccccccgccccgctccgcgccgccgccgccgccgcgctcagCATCGCCCCGCACG gttcCCGGCGGAACGGCTCCCGCTGGGCGCTCTCCTTCGACATGACGTCCCTGTGGGGCAGCCAGGAGGTCAGCCTGGCCGAGCTGCGCGTCCGCCCgcccgcgctgcccccggcccgcaACGTCACCCTGGACATCTTCCACAGCCAGCGGCGGTGCCCGGCCGGCGGGACCTGCCCTCGCGAGCTCTTCCTGGGCACGTTTTCCGGCAGCCCCTCGGACAGCCAGGCCGCCTGGGAGGTGTTCAACCTCACCGGCACGCTCAGGTCCTGGCTCCACCAGGACGCGGCTCCTGGCAGCCCGAGTCCTGCGGAAACGGAGCTGTGGGAGGCGAGCACGGTGCCTGCCCCGGCCACCGCCAcgccgggctcgtgggacacGAGCGACCTCGGCCACGAGGAGCCGGccgtgccccaggagctggcggACAGCGTCCTGCTGCTTGTCTTCTCCAAGGACAAGTCTCCGGGAGACCACAGCCTCATCAGGACAGTGGAGACCTCCAAGCACGTCATGCGTGACAGCGGCCCCAAGGGCCCGGGGAGCCGGCGGCACCGCAGGAACAGGAAGGAGAAGCAAAGGATCAAGGTGAGCGACGCTCCCGCTCCCGGCCCGGGGGAGGACGCCAACGCCAAGTCCTTGTGCAGGAGGGTGGACATGATGGTGGATTTCGAGCAGACCGGCTGGGGCAGCTGGATCGTCTACCCCAAGAAGTACAACGCCTACCGGTGCGAGGGGCAGTGCCCGTCGCCCGTGGACGAGACCTTCAAGCCCACCAACCACGCTTACATACAG AGCTTGCTGCAGCTCTACAAGCCCAACCAGGTGCCGTGCCCTGCCTGCTCGCCCGTCAGGATGAGCCCCCTCTCCATGCTCTACTACGAGAAGGGCGAAATCGTCGTCCGCCACCACGAGGACATGGTCATCGAGGAGTGCGGCTGCAACTGA